The Pseudophryne corroboree isolate aPseCor3 chromosome 2, aPseCor3.hap2, whole genome shotgun sequence genome has a segment encoding these proteins:
- the LOC134991785 gene encoding paraneoplastic antigen Ma1 homolog, whose translation MQRTNVLGRRDDAVLLECDAVLERGLIPDVFSYEGSKRWSVVLPLKPSEGMRVAQESSPTEERARSPIVQSPDIRRQDESPLGLDGASDTQSQLFLVAMNKLVEQLGRNQYDGGYRRLRPFSGVQPVPTGEDAYEVWKDTAIQYMEEWHCPETAKRQRIVESLRGPAVEIVQATRRSDPNATAQNYLAALEREFGTSEDATDLLYKLRNTCQEPGERLSKYLYRLDKLIYRIVEKGGMTLSEVDGSRMQQLLRGALSLDPVALKLRGDSTRNPVPFFNQLIN comes from the coding sequence ATGCAGAGGACAAATGTACtgggcaggagggatgatgctgtgctgctagagtgCGATGCTGTGTTGGAGAGAGGATTGATCCCTGATGTCTTTTCCTATGAGGGAAGCAAACGTTGGAGCGTAGTGTTGCCTCTTAAGCCGAGCGAGGGGATGAGAGTTGCCCAAGAATCAAGTCCTACTGAAGAGAGGGCAAGGAGCCCCATTGTACAGTCCCCTGACATTCGAAGACAAGATGAGTCACCTCTGGGCCTAGATGGAGCCTCTGACACACAGAGTCAATTATTTTTGGTCGCTATGAATAAACTCGTGGAGCAACTGGGAAGAAACCAGTATGATGGTGGATATAGGAGATTGAGACCTTTCTCAGGTGTCCAACCTGTTCCAACTGGAGAAGATGCCTATGAGGTGTGGAAAGACACTGCAATCCAGTACATGGAAGAGTGGCACTGTCCTGAGACTGCAAAGAGACAACGGATAGTGGAGAGTTTACGTGGTCCAGCAGTGGAGATTGTGCAGGCCACTCGTCGGAGTGACCCTAATGCTACTGCACAGAACTATCTAGCGGCTCTGGAAAGAGAGTTTGGAACATCAGAAGATGCCACTGACCTCCTTTACAAGTTAAGAAACACCTGTCAAGAGCCGGGGGAGAGATTGTCCAAATATCTCTACCGCCTGGACAAGCTAATTTACCgcattgtggaaaaagggggaatgacCCTCAGTGAAGTAGATGGGAGTCGCATGCAACAGTTACTAAGAGGAGCACTGTCTTTAGACCCAGTTGCATTGAAGCTCCGGGGAGACTCTACTAGAAACCCAGTTCCTTTTTTCAACCAGCTAATCAATTAA